From the Chloroflexota bacterium genome, one window contains:
- a CDS encoding type II toxin-antitoxin system HicB family antitoxin: MTRYRFTILVEQDEDGVYIASCPALQGCYSQGETYEEAVTNLKDAIRLHIEARQAVGEVIPLEVAVDEVEVSA, translated from the coding sequence ATGACCAGATATCGGTTTACTATCTTAGTTGAGCAGGATGAAGACGGGGTTTATATTGCGTCTTGCCCAGCCTTGCAAGGTTGTTATTCCCAGGGCGAAACTTATGAGGAGGCAGTCACTAATCTGAAGGACGCCATCCGCCTTCATATTGAAGCTCGACAGGCCGTGGGGGAAGTCATCCCTCTTGAAGTGGCCGTGGATGAGGTAGAAGTGAGCGCCTAA
- a CDS encoding type II toxin-antitoxin system HicA family toxin, with translation MGFELICQSGGHSVWRHHDGRWTTVPIHYGKDLAKGTMRKILKDAGITPDEFEKLF, from the coding sequence TTGGGATTCGAGTTAATCTGTCAGAGCGGCGGCCATTCAGTGTGGCGGCACCACGATGGCAGGTGGACGACTGTGCCCATTCATTATGGCAAGGATCTCGCCAAAGGGACAATGCGCAAAATTCTAAAGGATGCTGGTATCACACCGGACGAGTTCGAAAAGTTATTTTGA
- a CDS encoding phospholipase D-like domain-containing protein — MEIPDIIDNSIEGSKLSDILNRVLSADVSAEFATAYFNLAGFALLKDNLTKVKHFRLLLGREPLMGEPRPSMGALVGEDLRADTEDAMGQRETPHLIKELVDFLNREMVQVRLHTKQFLHAKAYVIEGLPFVGTLAIHGSSNFTSAGLTRQGELNSVRKEASAVRGIKDWFDRYWTNSDDFKGKLIELLSDFTIKYTPFDIYMKALYEYFKDKFQMEVKVDGPSPIFLADFQRDGYLAAKDILETYGGVMLADSVGLGKTYLGLKLLDDYAYRLRQKALVVCPAQLRDLLWEPKLRDLAIRADIVSQEELGRNTFDIQKFLEYDVIVVDESHNFRNSIANRYDNLSRLLTLSKPKKLILLTATPVNNSIFDLFNQVQLITRGHDDFFSSMGIRSLWGYFLQVEANKDHLYDLLEEITVRRSRHYIRKNYPQAIIDGKPVRFPGRGLHTVRYSLEQTYAGLYQEIADTIENLNLASYSLDAYRRQVRQGQLALWETLKERLLGQGWEPKEAEDFTMRLGRQLSLVHILKTLYLKRLESSVEALRISLDRQKRFQEKFLEMLRNGRLLDAATYRRIFVWNGSDDESTDEGEIEELLTALPEVDPAGFDLEAIERAVEQDVGALSQVLDRFPEPVAKHDDKLRSLKEQLLELRDKKLVIFTYFRDTARYLYCELQADEDFQAKLRRRMSIVDGGVDARERTDRVIRFSPIANERRYLKGTNREIDLLISTDVLSEGQNLQDADTVINYDLHWNPVRMIQRAGRIDRIGSEWDMVHIFNFFPEDNLEALLKLVERLYEKLDAIKRSVGLDASTLGEAVDPKEFNAIRRIEAQDLTILDELEEASELTTGEFVKQELLDFLKKIGEERLRRIPLGVGSGMRREGQRGLFVYLKGGDRHFWCYYDSATEKITERKLDIVHLIRCNQVTPRAEPEFDVYEIIDRVKDRIVNRFKQLQTSPLTFKAPQNQIVNLLQTVRGQYEVADLLAYYATPLPNTLLRPLRKMWDEYRRNGNVADLTSHLTAFAQDNPVAPVAPPIVGPGEGVQKEDLKLVCWLAVT; from the coding sequence ATGGAAATCCCAGATATTATCGATAACAGCATTGAGGGCAGTAAGCTTTCTGACATACTGAACCGGGTGCTTTCTGCTGACGTATCCGCTGAGTTCGCCACGGCCTATTTTAACCTGGCCGGCTTTGCTCTCCTGAAGGACAATTTGACTAAGGTCAAGCATTTCAGACTCCTCCTTGGGCGAGAGCCGCTGATGGGTGAGCCTCGGCCCAGTATGGGAGCTCTGGTCGGTGAAGACCTTCGCGCTGATACAGAAGACGCTATGGGGCAGCGTGAGACCCCTCATTTGATCAAGGAATTAGTGGACTTCCTAAATCGGGAAATGGTGCAGGTACGTCTTCATACAAAGCAATTTCTACATGCTAAGGCTTACGTTATTGAAGGCCTGCCTTTTGTAGGCACTCTGGCTATACATGGCTCTTCCAATTTTACCAGTGCCGGTCTCACTCGCCAGGGAGAACTCAACTCAGTTCGGAAAGAAGCATCCGCGGTCAGGGGGATAAAGGACTGGTTTGACCGCTACTGGACAAACTCTGACGATTTCAAAGGGAAGCTTATTGAACTTCTTTCTGATTTCACGATCAAGTATACCCCGTTCGACATTTATATGAAGGCTCTCTACGAATACTTCAAGGACAAGTTCCAGATGGAGGTTAAGGTTGACGGCCCAAGCCCTATTTTCCTGGCCGACTTCCAGAGGGATGGCTATCTGGCGGCCAAGGACATACTTGAAACCTATGGTGGGGTGATGCTGGCCGACTCTGTCGGGCTGGGGAAGACCTACCTGGGCTTGAAACTGCTGGACGATTATGCCTACCGCTTGCGCCAGAAGGCATTGGTCGTCTGCCCGGCTCAACTCAGGGACCTCTTGTGGGAGCCCAAACTCAGGGACTTGGCTATTCGGGCAGACATCGTTTCTCAAGAGGAGTTGGGGCGCAATACCTTCGACATCCAAAAATTTCTGGAGTACGATGTTATCGTAGTGGATGAATCGCATAACTTCCGCAATTCAATCGCTAACCGCTATGACAACCTTAGCCGGCTCCTAACCCTTAGCAAGCCAAAGAAGCTCATCCTTTTAACCGCCACGCCAGTTAACAACTCTATATTCGACCTATTCAACCAGGTTCAACTTATCACCCGCGGCCACGATGATTTCTTTTCCTCGATGGGCATACGGAGCCTGTGGGGCTACTTTCTCCAAGTGGAAGCTAACAAGGATCATCTCTACGACTTACTCGAAGAGATTACAGTGCGACGAAGCCGCCACTACATCCGCAAGAACTATCCCCAAGCTATCATCGACGGGAAGCCGGTACGCTTCCCCGGCCGTGGCCTTCACACCGTCCGCTATAGTCTTGAGCAAACCTACGCTGGCCTCTATCAGGAGATCGCTGATACCATCGAAAACCTCAATTTGGCTAGCTACAGCCTCGATGCCTATCGGAGACAGGTGCGCCAAGGGCAGCTCGCCCTGTGGGAGACCTTGAAGGAACGCCTTCTTGGGCAGGGATGGGAGCCAAAAGAGGCTGAAGACTTCACCATGCGTCTGGGGAGGCAGCTCAGTTTGGTGCATATCCTGAAGACCCTTTACCTGAAGCGATTGGAGTCGAGTGTTGAGGCCCTACGCATCAGTCTGGACCGACAAAAGAGGTTCCAGGAAAAGTTCCTCGAGATGCTTAGAAATGGCCGGTTGCTCGACGCCGCAACCTACCGGCGAATCTTCGTTTGGAATGGCAGTGATGATGAATCTACGGATGAGGGTGAGATCGAAGAGTTGCTTACAGCCCTTCCGGAGGTGGACCCAGCGGGGTTTGACCTAGAGGCTATCGAGAGGGCTGTTGAGCAAGATGTGGGCGCGCTTAGTCAAGTCCTCGACCGCTTCCCAGAGCCGGTGGCTAAGCACGATGATAAGCTGCGCAGTCTTAAAGAGCAGTTGCTGGAACTAAGAGACAAAAAACTGGTGATCTTCACCTACTTTAGGGACACGGCCCGTTATCTTTACTGTGAGCTTCAGGCAGATGAGGATTTCCAGGCGAAGCTCCGACGCCGCATGAGCATAGTTGATGGTGGTGTGGACGCCAGAGAGCGAACCGACAGGGTGATACGGTTTTCGCCGATAGCGAATGAGCGCCGCTATTTGAAGGGTACTAACCGTGAAATCGACCTGCTCATCAGTACGGATGTTCTCAGCGAGGGGCAGAACCTACAAGATGCAGACACAGTCATCAATTATGACCTTCATTGGAACCCCGTCCGGATGATCCAACGAGCAGGGAGAATTGATCGCATCGGCTCCGAATGGGACATGGTGCACATCTTCAACTTCTTCCCGGAGGACAATCTCGAGGCGTTGCTTAAGCTGGTTGAGCGACTATATGAGAAGCTCGATGCCATAAAGAGAAGCGTAGGCCTGGACGCCAGCACCCTGGGGGAGGCCGTGGACCCCAAGGAGTTCAACGCTATCCGTCGTATAGAGGCCCAGGACCTAACTATCCTCGATGAGCTAGAAGAAGCTTCTGAGCTTACCACGGGCGAGTTTGTCAAACAGGAACTCCTTGATTTCCTGAAGAAGATAGGGGAGGAGAGGCTCCGGCGCATACCCCTGGGCGTTGGAAGCGGCATGAGAAGGGAAGGACAACGTGGCCTCTTTGTCTACCTAAAGGGGGGTGACCGCCATTTTTGGTGCTACTATGACTCAGCCACGGAGAAAATAACCGAGCGGAAGCTTGATATCGTCCATCTCATCCGCTGTAACCAGGTCACACCGCGGGCTGAACCCGAATTCGATGTTTATGAAATCATTGACAGGGTCAAGGATCGCATTGTAAATCGCTTCAAACAGCTCCAGACTAGCCCGCTTACCTTCAAAGCACCCCAGAACCAAATCGTCAACCTGCTTCAAACCGTGAGGGGCCAATATGAGGTGGCCGATCTCCTAGCCTATTACGCAACGCCTCTCCCCAATACCTTGTTACGCCCTCTGCGCAAAATGTGGGATGAGTATCGTCGAAACGGAAACGTTGCGGATCTAACATCGCATCTGACGGCCTTTGCCCAAGACAATCCTGTAGCTCCTGTTGCTCCGCCAATTGTCGGCCCCGGCGAGGGGGTCCAGAAAGAGGATTTGAAGCTGGTATGCTGGCTGGCAGTGACTTGA